In the genome of Microcoleus vaginatus PCC 9802, the window CATTGACCAAATGGGGGGTTTCCAAGTAAGTGTTTAGTTGTTGATTGATGCGGGCGAGTACCTCGGTTCGTAATTGGCTAGTAACGTTGTTGACGGCCGTTTTGCCGTTGCGTAGCGAGAGCCAACCTGTCAGTCCCACAGCGACAAAGATTTGCAGCACGAATGGTACGACTAAGACGAGGCGCAGCGGGATTTTTTGAGGGCTTTTTGCAAGTTCATGCTCACTTGCGATTAGTGTCATGGCGGAGTTATTTTAGTATTTGGATTGTATCAATAACAACAGTCGCTTACCCTTGGTCATTTAAAGCGATCTCTAGGGAAATTCTTGATTCCCTCTATATTAAGTACACTTCCATTTACTTGTAGGTCAAGACCTCAATATGAAGTTATCTAAGCATACAATTATATTCAGGACTTAGGCACTATACGGTCTGAAACCCAGAGCCATCCTGACCCCCAGAGCCACCCTTAAAAAGGCGGGAACCACTCCCGGGAGAAACCGCTTCAAAAAGGGGGAACCGCTCCCGGGAGCCACTTGAAAGCCCCTTGGTCAAGGCATTGGGGGGATCTGGTAAGTCCTCATACTGTTGAGTGCATAGTGCCTAAATCAACCCTAAACTCAAGTTTGCCATTAGTTCAGGTTGAATCAGATGCGAAGCTTAAAAAGATTTGGCTGCAGGGGCGATCGCCGCAAACGTAGGGGGCTGAGCGAGATAGCGTTGAAATCCGCTGTTTGGCAGTTTCGTTTTTTCTTCCAGGCATACGTCTAATCTCTCACATCCCATCTCAAAACGAAAGCCACACGCCCGGAGGCGAGAGATGCAGTTCAACAGCCTTAAACTCTCTCCAACTTAATCCGTCAATTAAGATAGGTTCATCAAGCCTTTCTAAAATTGTTTGTAAATTTGTTGTTATCCCAACCCCTGCTTACTCAATCTAATCTTAATTAGATTTGCGTTTATGGGTGTTCATCTGCCCGCATCTGCGATCGCAATTATTGCTGTCCCAAAGTTCCCTTGTACTCGTCGGGTACAAATTCCGTAACCACTTGGCCGCCACCACCGTCGCCTTTGACAATCACAGTTTGATTTTTCAACTCTCCCGCCGCCCTCGGCCCAGTCAAATTAAACACCGGATTTAGTTGCTTGTAAACAACATTTCCTTCGGCGTCGAAAGTCTGGTTAGTTAAATACCACGTTACGCGATCGGTATTTAATTGAGCTTGACGTTTTTCCCCAATCCCTACCACATTTCCCGTCAAATAAAAAACTTTTTTCTCTAAATCTCCGCGCCCCGTATCCCCAGTCATCGTCACCTTTTCCACGCGGTGAAAAACCTTCACAGGCCCGGGCGATATCACATATTGCGCCGGAAAATTCCAACTCATCAAACTGCTTTCTATTTGTAGCGGCGGGTCTGATGGCATCAACTGAGCGTTTTGCGTTAGCGTCGCTATCTTAGTTTTTAAGTCTACATCTACTTTGTCGGCAAAACCGCTATCTGTTACTATTTTATTTTTGTATCTGTCAATTTGAGTCGGTTGGTCGCTGTTTACCTTTTGTTGATCCACAAACCACACTAAGTGCTCGGTTCGCAATTGCAAAACCGGTTCTTTAACATTCGCCACCACAGAGCCGAATAACTCCATCCTCTTAGCCCTACTGAAAACCCGCGCTTCCTTCGCTGAAGCAGTGACCTGTTTGTTCTCTCCGGTCAAATTGTTGCGAACAACTAAAACATCTTCCTTCGGTCGCCACTCCAACTCATTTCCGCGCAAGACCACTCCATTTTTTAGGTCTGTAGCGACTATCTTACCTTTGAGAAAAACCTGATTTCCTTCCTGAAATACCTGCCCGGTTTCTCCCTGAATATCGTAAATTTCTTTGCCGTCCTGAAACAATTTGCCTACTGGTTTCTGAACGTTAACTATCTTTTTGTCTTTGCTGTAAACGGCATTTTCCGAGTTTACTTTCCAGAACGTCTCGCCCTTTTCGTTTGCTTGTTCTAGAGTTACTTTGTTCAAAGTTAAAGTGCTGTTTGACTGTTGAGCAGTTTTGAGATCCTCAGCTAATTTGTTTTTTTGAGGCTCTTGCGGAGCCGCACAAGCACCAATCCCCAAAATCAATGCTGCTAAAAATACCAGCATCAATTTTGGGGATTTGAAATTGGGAATTAGGGATTTGAGATTAATCATTGGGAATGGGGAATTGGTAATCGGTAATTGGGAAGGGGGAATTGGTAATTGGTAATTGATAATTGGGTCTTGAAAAACACTTAATCAAAAATTAAAAATGTGTCATGCTTTGTCTAAATTTTTAACTTCTAATTCTTAATGATTCAACCCATCAACCATCACCTATTAACCGTTACCAATTACCAATTACCAAATCCCTATCTGTCGTCGTGTTCCTCCATCAAGCTCAGACCCGACAAAGGGCGGTAAGCATAATTAGGGCGCGATGTTTTTTGGATGTCGTCCTTAATCATTTCCAAATCGATATAGCGATCGGCTACATTAATCAAACTGTCGCTCGTCATCGATCGCAAACTTACCACCTCCACCCGCACACCGCGATAGCTCACAGCATCTACAGCATAAGCCAAATCGCCGTCACCGCTCACCAGTACCGCCGTGTCGTAAGACCCCACTAGAGCCATCATATCCACAGCGATTTCTACATCCAAATTCGCCTTCTTAGAACCATCTGGCAACTGTACCAAATCCTTAGAAATCACCCGGTAGCCGTTGCGGCGCATCCACAGCAAAAACCCCTGCTGTTTCTCGTTAGTGCGATCGACACCTGTGTAGAAAAAAGAGCGCAGCAGCCGCGAACCCGCAGTTAAACGGCACAGCAGCTTAGTGTAATCAATCTCAATTCCTAACTGCAAAGCCGCGTAAAAAAGGTTAGAACCGTCAATAAAAATTGCTACTCGACCGCGATTTTCTAGAACCTGTTCCGGCGTAAAAAGATCGTTGCTTTCTATTCTATTCAACATGATTGTTATGCCTCAATTTTTATGAAAGATTGGTAAGGAAATAACTGCTAATTCGTAGTCTGTCATAACACCCAGAGCGCTGGCTGCCAAATATGAAGGTACTGTTTACAGCAGTTCGAGCCGCTTAAAAACAGGTTGGGGTTCCCCCAGAGTTTGGTTTGCCGGCAAAGCGCCCCAGGCAGCATGAGCTGCAAAATTCGCTAAACTGTTAACTGTAACTCGATCGTTAAAGTCAATTGAAAAACCTAGCTGTTGATAGATAGCGTTGCTGATATTGGGAATAATCGGCGATAAAAGGTAAGATGCTAGTCTAACAGATTCCAGAACAGAATATAGCACTTGTTCGACACTTTCGATCTGTCCCTGCTTGTACAAACTCCAAGGTGCTTGCACGTCAATAAACTTGTTACCGGCTCGAACTAATGCAAGCACGGCTTCGGAAGCCTTGCTAAAAGCCAACTCTTCGTAAAAACCCGCTACTTGAGTGCCCAAATCCAGGCTCATAGCCTTGAGAAGGTTGTCTCCGTCAATGTTTTCTCCCAACACATTTGGTACGCTGCCACCGCAATATTTTCGAGCCATGTTTAAAGTGCGGTTAAGCAAATTTCCCAAATCGTTTGCTAGCTCAGCATTCAATATATTGATAAACCGAGTTTCGTTAAAATCGCCGTCCTCTCCGAACTCAATTTCTTTGAGGAAATAGTAACGTACTGCATCAGCGCCGTATTTGTTGACCAATTCGACAGGGTTTAAAGTATTACCCTCCGTTTTCCCCATTTTTTTGCCGTCTTTGGTCAAAAACCCGTGTGCGAAGACACGACCCGGCACCGGCAGATTCGCTGACATCAGCATTGCCGGCCAGTAAACTGCGTGGAAGCGAAGAATATCTTTGCCAATCAAGTGCAAGTCAACCGGCCACCATTTAGATAAAGCATTCTCCAACATCGGGTCGCTGTCCGGATCTAGCAATGCGGTGACGTATCCCAGCAAAGCGTCAAACCAGACGTAGATGCTGTGACTGGGGTCAACTGGCATTGGCAGACCCCATTCGAGATTCACTCTAGAAATCGAAAAGTCTTGCAGTCCAGAGTTGACGAAACTAAGCACTTCGTTGCGTCGGCTTTCCGGGGCGATGAAGTCGGGACGTTCTGCGTACAATGCCAGCAGTTGGTCTTGATACCGCGACAGGCGGAAAAAGTAATTTTCCTCGTCGCGCCACTCAACTTCCTTGCTGGTGTGGACGGAGCACCGATTTCCCGGCAACAATTCCCGTTCATCCTTAAATTCTTCACAGGAGACGCAGTACCAGCCTTGTTGCTGGTTCAAGTAGATGTCGCCGGAGTTCCAGACGCGCTGGAAAAATTCTTTGACAATGTACTCGTGGCGCCGCGAAGTTGTGCGGATGAAGCGATCGTACTGGATGTCGAGTTGCTCCCACAGCGCCTCAAACGCCGGAACCACTGAATCGCAGTGAGCTTGGGGCGATCGTCCCAAACTCTCGGCTGTCCGCTGAATTTTCTGCCCGTGTTCGTCCGTCCCCGTAACCAGCAAAACAGATTTGCCCCGCAGCCGCTCAAATCGGGCTAGGGCATCTGCAGCCATAGTCGTGTAAGCACTGCCAACGTGAGGTAAATCGTTTACATAATACAGAGGCGTTGTTATCGCAAAGGTATTTTTAGTTTTATCAGTCGATTTCATTGAATGCTAAAAGAAAATTCCCTAAATTTCGTTTCGATCTTAACTCAGCGGTTAAATTTTTTATGAAGTGGCAATCAAGCCAAATTTACTGCAAGTTATTTGCAATTGTCTAACCCGGGCTATTCCCAAAAGAAATATTGCTTTCATATCAACACTAATCTTTTTTAGTTCTTTTTGACGAACTCTCTAAAATGTCTTAATATTTTGACATTCTGCTGCCTTGGGAAGCGACGATCGCGAGGTTAGCACCTCCTCAATTTATTGGTCGCAGCAGCTATCCCTAGAGCGGGCGATCGCCCTACCCGGTTTGCAACAAAACTCATCGGTTAGGCTGCTAAACCCGCCATTCGACTAACACTCCGCGACCACTTTCTGTAAATGCGCGATCGCTCGCCATCGCAATCTTTTTCTCCCAATCGCTGGAAAGTCGCTCCCCCGTAACTCCTGCCACTTTCCGCTCCGCTCATGGACGCAGAAACCGTGTTGTTTAGGAAACTCTCTGGTCAAGCGCGAAGCTTTAGTTTCTTACCCCAAAAAGAGTATAAAACCCACATTTCCCACCCTCTGTCACTATCGGTTTTTACTTATTTTGATCCAGAAATAAAACTATAAATTCTACTATTATACCGTAGATTAACGGATAAATAACTCTTTAAAGGCATAATTTGTTACTTTAAAGATATAGTTTTCTCCGTAATTATACTGTGTACTACCCCTGGGTGCGGAATGTGGGATAAAAGCCTAGCTTTTTTGTCACAAAACCCGGTTGATAAAGGTTGCGAGTACGTCCACAGACAATAAAACCCCAAGCCAGTTAAGCTTGGGGCTATCAAATTAGGGTGCATCTAACAAGGGATGATCCGATCGCCCTCGATCGCCATCAGGAAAACTCACTCGATTTCCGCCAATAGCTTCTGACAAATAATCCGCAGCAGCTTCCACAACCGCGATCGCATTTTCATAAACCATCCGCGTCGGCCCCAAAACCCCAACACTACCCACCGGCACTGATCCCCGGCGGTAAGTCGAAGAAATCAGAGTACAGCCACGAATTGGTTCTAAAGAATTTTCCGAACCAATACGCACCGTTACTCGCTTCCCGGGGATGTCCAACTCAGGCGATTCAAAAATCAAAGGCCAAAGCAGTTCTTGCTCTTGTTCGAGCAGTTGCACCAGGGTTTGAACTTGCTGCAACTGCGAAAACTCAGGCAAGCGCAGCGCTTCTGCTAAACCGCCGATCAGAATCCGCGTGTAGGTTGGATTGCTTTGGCGGCTGCTCAAAGCAGTCAGCATGGTTCCCATCCACTCAGCGTACAGCTCAAAGTCCCGGTCTAACTCGCTCCAGTCTACAGTCGAGAGTTCCGAGAGCGATCGTCCCCGCAACTTGCTGTTCAAAAAATTCGACAAAATCTGCAATTGGCGATCGACGATTTCGACATCAGGCGTGTTACCTTCTGCGTCCCTCGGCAACTGCACCAAAACCGACTGAGTTTCGTAGGCATCCGTCACCACGATCAGCATCACCTTTCCCGGCTCTAGCTGCACCAGTTGCAAGTGGCGCAAGCAAGCCATATTGGTTTGCGGTATGGTGATCATGGCTATGTAACCGCTGATAGTTGCCAGGATTTGAGCCGCGCCGCGGAGTGCCGCGTCCATGCGGCCGTCCGACCAATTGAGCTGGTCTAGTACCTGTTCCACCTTGCGGGCCAGCGTATCAGACGGCTGAATCAACTGGTCTACATAAATTCGGTAGCCCGAGTCAGAGGGGACTCGTCCTGCCGAAGTGTGGGGCTGATAAAGCAGTCCAGCTTTTTCAAGAGTCCCCATCGCATTGCGAATTGTAGCTGGGCTGACGCTGAGGTTGAATTCGTCAGCCAAAGCTTTTGAGCCAACGGGTTCCGCTGTAGCTATGTAGTGGCGAACCGTTGCCCAAAGGATGTGTTGTTGCCGATCGGTGAGGTTAACGCGCACAGATATTTAAGCAGAATTAGAATTTAGAGTTGAAAGCCACTATTTAATCGAAACGTCTGTCCGAAGAGGGCGAGCGGGCAGACTTATCTATTTAAGATAACAGATTTAGGCGAAGGCAGAAGGAACAAGGAAGAAGCAAGAGGTAAGAATGAACAACGAACAGGGAAGAATGTTTTAACTTTTAACTTGTATAGCAACCGCCCGGACGTTTAGGACGTTCTTAATTGCACTTTCCCCATCCGGCCAATTACTTCCCTCTCTCCTAGAGAACAACTAAAGCCTTCTTGCTTCTTCCTTCTGCTATAACTTTCTATTTGCGAGCTTCGTTTCCCCGAACCGGATCTCGGCCCGATGCCCGATTCCTCGGCTTTGTTTTGCCCAATTCCCTTTAAGTGTGTTCTTGCAGAATATTTTGCAGATAACTAGCCACTGCATCCGGCTGTTCCACCATTGCCAAATGGCCACAATCGGGAAGCTGAAGGACATTCTCGCCACAACCTTGGAACATCCAGTGAAAGCTAGCCAAATGCAGCACGTATTTTGGTTCCATAATTTTATCTTTAGTACCGGCAATAAAATAAACAGGCTG includes:
- the hrcA gene encoding heat-inducible transcriptional repressor HrcA, with amino-acid sequence MRVNLTDRQQHILWATVRHYIATAEPVGSKALADEFNLSVSPATIRNAMGTLEKAGLLYQPHTSAGRVPSDSGYRIYVDQLIQPSDTLARKVEQVLDQLNWSDGRMDAALRGAAQILATISGYIAMITIPQTNMACLRHLQLVQLEPGKVMLIVVTDAYETQSVLVQLPRDAEGNTPDVEIVDRQLQILSNFLNSKLRGRSLSELSTVDWSELDRDFELYAEWMGTMLTALSSRQSNPTYTRILIGGLAEALRLPEFSQLQQVQTLVQLLEQEQELLWPLIFESPELDIPGKRVTVRIGSENSLEPIRGCTLISSTYRRGSVPVGSVGVLGPTRMVYENAIAVVEAAADYLSEAIGGNRVSFPDGDRGRSDHPLLDAP
- a CDS encoding methionine--tRNA ligase, whose amino-acid sequence is MKSTDKTKNTFAITTPLYYVNDLPHVGSAYTTMAADALARFERLRGKSVLLVTGTDEHGQKIQRTAESLGRSPQAHCDSVVPAFEALWEQLDIQYDRFIRTTSRRHEYIVKEFFQRVWNSGDIYLNQQQGWYCVSCEEFKDERELLPGNRCSVHTSKEVEWRDEENYFFRLSRYQDQLLALYAERPDFIAPESRRNEVLSFVNSGLQDFSISRVNLEWGLPMPVDPSHSIYVWFDALLGYVTALLDPDSDPMLENALSKWWPVDLHLIGKDILRFHAVYWPAMLMSANLPVPGRVFAHGFLTKDGKKMGKTEGNTLNPVELVNKYGADAVRYYFLKEIEFGEDGDFNETRFINILNAELANDLGNLLNRTLNMARKYCGGSVPNVLGENIDGDNLLKAMSLDLGTQVAGFYEELAFSKASEAVLALVRAGNKFIDVQAPWSLYKQGQIESVEQVLYSVLESVRLASYLLSPIIPNISNAIYQQLGFSIDFNDRVTVNSLANFAAHAAWGALPANQTLGEPQPVFKRLELL
- the lptC gene encoding LPS export ABC transporter periplasmic protein LptC gives rise to the protein MINLKSLIPNFKSPKLMLVFLAALILGIGACAAPQEPQKNKLAEDLKTAQQSNSTLTLNKVTLEQANEKGETFWKVNSENAVYSKDKKIVNVQKPVGKLFQDGKEIYDIQGETGQVFQEGNQVFLKGKIVATDLKNGVVLRGNELEWRPKEDVLVVRNNLTGENKQVTASAKEARVFSRAKRMELFGSVVANVKEPVLQLRTEHLVWFVDQQKVNSDQPTQIDRYKNKIVTDSGFADKVDVDLKTKIATLTQNAQLMPSDPPLQIESSLMSWNFPAQYVISPGPVKVFHRVEKVTMTGDTGRGDLEKKVFYLTGNVVGIGEKRQAQLNTDRVTWYLTNQTFDAEGNVVYKQLNPVFNLTGPRAAGELKNQTVIVKGDGGGGQVVTEFVPDEYKGTLGQQ
- a CDS encoding NYN domain-containing protein; translated protein: MLNRIESNDLFTPEQVLENRGRVAIFIDGSNLFYAALQLGIEIDYTKLLCRLTAGSRLLRSFFYTGVDRTNEKQQGFLLWMRRNGYRVISKDLVQLPDGSKKANLDVEIAVDMMALVGSYDTAVLVSGDGDLAYAVDAVSYRGVRVEVVSLRSMTSDSLINVADRYIDLEMIKDDIQKTSRPNYAYRPLSGLSLMEEHDDR